The Camelus bactrianus isolate YW-2024 breed Bactrian camel chromosome 12, ASM4877302v1, whole genome shotgun sequence genome includes a window with the following:
- the SULT4A1 gene encoding sulfotransferase 4A1 isoform X3: MAESEAETPSTPGEFESKYFEFHGVRLPPFCRGKMEEIANFPVRPSDVWIVTYPKSGTSLLQEVVYLVSQGADPDEIGLMNIDEQLPVLEYPQPGLDIIKELTSPRLIKSHLPYRFLPSDLHNGDSKVIYMARNPKDLVVSYYQFHRSLRTMSYRGTFQEFCRRFMNDKLGYGSWFEHVQEFWEHRMDANVLFLKYEDMHRDLVTMVEQLARFLGVSCDKAQLESLSEHCHQLVDQCCNAEALPVGRAHCLFAQKTSLRW; encoded by the exons atgGCGGAGAGCGAGGCCGAGACCCCCAGCACGCCGGGCGAGTTCGAGAGCAAGTACTTCGAGTTCCACGGCGTGCGGCTGCCGCCCTTCTGCCGCGGGAAGATGGAGGAGATCGCCAACTTCCCGGTGCGGCCGAGCGATGTGTGGATCGTCACCTACCCCAAGTCCG GCACGAGCTTGCTGCAGGAGGTGGTCTACCTGGTGAGCCAGGGGGCCGACCCCGACGAGATCGGCCTAATGAACATTGACGAGCAGCTCCCGGTCCTGGAGTACCCGCAGCCAGGCCTGGACATCATCAAG GAACTGACGTCACCCCGCCTCATCAAAAGCCACCTCCCCTACCGCTTCCTGCCCTCCGACCTCCACAACGGCGACTCCAAG GTCATATACATGGCTCGGAACCCCAAGGACCTGGTGGTGTCGTATTACCAGTTCCACCGCTCCCTGCGGACCATGAGCTATCGAGGCACTTTCCAGGAATTCTGCCGGAGATTCATGAATGACAAGT TGGGCTACGGCTCCTGGTTTGAGCACGTGCAGGAGTTCTGGGAGCACCGCATGGACGCGAATGTGCTTTTCCTCAAGTACGAAGACATGCACCGG GACCTGGTGACGATGGTGGAGCAGCTGGCCAGGTTCCTGGGGGTGTCCTGTGACAAGGCCCAGCTGGAGTCCCTGTCTGAGCACTGCCACCAGCTGGTGGACCAGTGCTGCAACGCCGAGGCCCTGCCTGTGGGCCGGG cacATTGCCTCTTTGCTCAGAAGACCTCCTTGCGTTGGTGA
- the SULT4A1 gene encoding sulfotransferase 4A1 isoform X2 yields the protein MAESEAETPSTPGEFESKYFEFHGVRLPPFCRGKMEEIANFPVRPSDVWIVTYPKSGTSLLQEVVYLVSQGADPDEIGLMNIDEQLPVLEYPQPGLDIIKELTSPRLIKSHLPYRFLPSDLHNGDSKVIYMARNPKDLVVSYYQFHRSLRTMSYRGTFQEFCRRFMNDKLGYGSWFEHVQEFWEHRMDANVLFLKYEDMHRDLVTMVEQLARFLGVSCDKAQLESLSEHCHQLVDQCCNAEALPVGRGRVGLWKDIFTVSMNEKFDLVYKQKMGKCDLTFDFYL from the exons atgGCGGAGAGCGAGGCCGAGACCCCCAGCACGCCGGGCGAGTTCGAGAGCAAGTACTTCGAGTTCCACGGCGTGCGGCTGCCGCCCTTCTGCCGCGGGAAGATGGAGGAGATCGCCAACTTCCCGGTGCGGCCGAGCGATGTGTGGATCGTCACCTACCCCAAGTCCG GCACGAGCTTGCTGCAGGAGGTGGTCTACCTGGTGAGCCAGGGGGCCGACCCCGACGAGATCGGCCTAATGAACATTGACGAGCAGCTCCCGGTCCTGGAGTACCCGCAGCCAGGCCTGGACATCATCAAG GAACTGACGTCACCCCGCCTCATCAAAAGCCACCTCCCCTACCGCTTCCTGCCCTCCGACCTCCACAACGGCGACTCCAAG GTCATATACATGGCTCGGAACCCCAAGGACCTGGTGGTGTCGTATTACCAGTTCCACCGCTCCCTGCGGACCATGAGCTATCGAGGCACTTTCCAGGAATTCTGCCGGAGATTCATGAATGACAAGT TGGGCTACGGCTCCTGGTTTGAGCACGTGCAGGAGTTCTGGGAGCACCGCATGGACGCGAATGTGCTTTTCCTCAAGTACGAAGACATGCACCGG GACCTGGTGACGATGGTGGAGCAGCTGGCCAGGTTCCTGGGGGTGTCCTGTGACAAGGCCCAGCTGGAGTCCCTGTCTGAGCACTGCCACCAGCTGGTGGACCAGTGCTGCAACGCCGAGGCCCTGCCTGTGGGCCGGG GTAGAGTCGGGCTGTGGAAGGACATCTTCACTGTCTCCATGAACGAGAAGTTTGACTTGGTGTACAAACAGAAGATGGGAAAGTGTGACCTCACGTTTGACTTTTATTTATAA
- the SULT4A1 gene encoding sulfotransferase 4A1 isoform X4, whose amino-acid sequence MNIDEQLPVLEYPQPGLDIIKELTSPRLIKSHLPYRFLPSDLHNGDSKVIYMARNPKDLVVSYYQFHRSLRTMSYRGTFQEFCRRFMNDKLGYGSWFEHVQEFWEHRMDANVLFLKYEDMHRDLVTMVEQLARFLGVSCDKAQLESLSEHCHQLVDQCCNAEALPVGRGMCPFPPTAPPSHCLCLGTQGPRPLPCRGPHAFWTITLMSVFHCPAPPFSRALCFVKGKKVIGKVLSRGRGATPAGVCAVTVHTVL is encoded by the exons ATGAACATTGACGAGCAGCTCCCGGTCCTGGAGTACCCGCAGCCAGGCCTGGACATCATCAAG GAACTGACGTCACCCCGCCTCATCAAAAGCCACCTCCCCTACCGCTTCCTGCCCTCCGACCTCCACAACGGCGACTCCAAG GTCATATACATGGCTCGGAACCCCAAGGACCTGGTGGTGTCGTATTACCAGTTCCACCGCTCCCTGCGGACCATGAGCTATCGAGGCACTTTCCAGGAATTCTGCCGGAGATTCATGAATGACAAGT TGGGCTACGGCTCCTGGTTTGAGCACGTGCAGGAGTTCTGGGAGCACCGCATGGACGCGAATGTGCTTTTCCTCAAGTACGAAGACATGCACCGG GACCTGGTGACGATGGTGGAGCAGCTGGCCAGGTTCCTGGGGGTGTCCTGTGACAAGGCCCAGCTGGAGTCCCTGTCTGAGCACTGCCACCAGCTGGTGGACCAGTGCTGCAACGCCGAGGCCCTGCCTGTGGGCCGGGGTATGTGCCCCTTCCCCCCTACCGCCCCGCCTTCTCACTGCCTCTGCCTGGGAACCCAGGGCCCTCGTCCCCTTCCCTGCCGGGGTCCTCATGCTTTCTGGACCATTACCCTCATGTCAGTGTTTCACTGCCCTGCACCTCCTTTCTCCAGAGCCCTCTGCTTTGTGAAGGGCAAGAAGGTAATTGGAAAAGTGCTGTCGAGGGGCCGTGGAGCGACCCCTGCTGGTGTGTGCGCTGTGACCGTGCACACAGTGTTGTAG
- the SULT4A1 gene encoding sulfotransferase 4A1 isoform X1, giving the protein MAESEAETPSTPGEFESKYFEFHGVRLPPFCRGKMEEIANFPVRPSDVWIVTYPKSGTSLLQEVVYLVSQGADPDEIGLMNIDEQLPVLEYPQPGLDIIKELTSPRLIKSHLPYRFLPSDLHNGDSKVIYMARNPKDLVVSYYQFHRSLRTMSYRGTFQEFCRRFMNDKLGYGSWFEHVQEFWEHRMDANVLFLKYEDMHRDLVTMVEQLARFLGVSCDKAQLESLSEHCHQLVDQCCNAEALPVGRGMCPFPPTAPPSHCLCLGTQGPRPLPCRGPHAFWTITLMSVFHCPAPPFSRALCFVKGKKVIGKVLSRGRGATPAGVCAVTVHTVL; this is encoded by the exons atgGCGGAGAGCGAGGCCGAGACCCCCAGCACGCCGGGCGAGTTCGAGAGCAAGTACTTCGAGTTCCACGGCGTGCGGCTGCCGCCCTTCTGCCGCGGGAAGATGGAGGAGATCGCCAACTTCCCGGTGCGGCCGAGCGATGTGTGGATCGTCACCTACCCCAAGTCCG GCACGAGCTTGCTGCAGGAGGTGGTCTACCTGGTGAGCCAGGGGGCCGACCCCGACGAGATCGGCCTAATGAACATTGACGAGCAGCTCCCGGTCCTGGAGTACCCGCAGCCAGGCCTGGACATCATCAAG GAACTGACGTCACCCCGCCTCATCAAAAGCCACCTCCCCTACCGCTTCCTGCCCTCCGACCTCCACAACGGCGACTCCAAG GTCATATACATGGCTCGGAACCCCAAGGACCTGGTGGTGTCGTATTACCAGTTCCACCGCTCCCTGCGGACCATGAGCTATCGAGGCACTTTCCAGGAATTCTGCCGGAGATTCATGAATGACAAGT TGGGCTACGGCTCCTGGTTTGAGCACGTGCAGGAGTTCTGGGAGCACCGCATGGACGCGAATGTGCTTTTCCTCAAGTACGAAGACATGCACCGG GACCTGGTGACGATGGTGGAGCAGCTGGCCAGGTTCCTGGGGGTGTCCTGTGACAAGGCCCAGCTGGAGTCCCTGTCTGAGCACTGCCACCAGCTGGTGGACCAGTGCTGCAACGCCGAGGCCCTGCCTGTGGGCCGGGGTATGTGCCCCTTCCCCCCTACCGCCCCGCCTTCTCACTGCCTCTGCCTGGGAACCCAGGGCCCTCGTCCCCTTCCCTGCCGGGGTCCTCATGCTTTCTGGACCATTACCCTCATGTCAGTGTTTCACTGCCCTGCACCTCCTTTCTCCAGAGCCCTCTGCTTTGTGAAGGGCAAGAAGGTAATTGGAAAAGTGCTGTCGAGGGGCCGTGGAGCGACCCCTGCTGGTGTGTGCGCTGTGACCGTGCACACAGTGTTGTAG